A window from Mangifera indica cultivar Alphonso chromosome 2, CATAS_Mindica_2.1, whole genome shotgun sequence encodes these proteins:
- the LOC123209750 gene encoding uncharacterized protein LOC123209750, whose translation MATSSSSTIGITVEKNPSDSKLSELGIKSWPKWGCPPGKYTFKYEAEETCYLLKGKVKVFSKGSSEFVEFGAGDLVIIPKGISCTWVVSVSIDKYYKFDSS comes from the exons ATGGCAACATCGTCATCCTCGACCATAGGCATCACAGTTGAAAAAAATCCCTCAGATTCCAAGTTATCTGAATTGGGTATCAAGTCATGGCCCAA ATGGGGCTGCCCTCCGGGAAAGTATACGTTCAAATACGAAGCAGAAGAGACATGCTACTTGCTCAAAGGCAAGGTGAAAGTGTTTTCAAAAGGGTCTTCAGAATTTGTAGAGTTTGGTGCAGGGGATCTCGTGATCATCCCCAAGGGAATAAGTTGCACTTGGGTTGTTTCTGTATCTATcgataaatattacaaatttgatTCTTCCTGA
- the LOC123208682 gene encoding G-type lectin S-receptor-like serine/threonine-protein kinase CES101, producing METDTLKQGQRLHDWELLNSTGGVFRLGFLSLESDSALLGTFASRYIGIWFNRIPIYPVWVVNPNDPIPDSSGALIMDTDGILKIAYAPPIALSSNQAIRTSEKNITATLLDSGNLVIREVHSDRMAGPILWQRAFKLGLDPNGSSQLTVWRRGEVYWRSGAWKNGSFELATQITKRINEYEFRFVKNENESYFAYSVKNKSAVLSRWELESSGEITQFTLDSHSGDVHWIFETTSPCNTVAKNSTAVCLNEKSLKCRKASAGYVVGNNASLALSDCHAAC from the exons atGG AAACGGATACGTTGAAACAAGGCCAACGGCTCCATGACTGGGAGCTTCTGAACTCAACGGGTGGAGTGTTCAGGTTAGGATTTTTAAGCCTGGAGTCTGATTCTGCCCTGTTGGGCACCTTTGCTTCTCGCTATATAGGAATATGGTTCAACAGAATACCCATTTATCCTGTGTGGGTTGTCAATCCGAACGATCCAATTCCAGATTCCTCTGGTGCTTTAATAATGGATACCGATGGCATTTTGAAGATTGCATACGCCCCTCCCATCGCTTTAAGTTCCAATCAAGCAATCAGAACTTCAGAGAAAAACATCACAGCCACGCTACTAGACTCTGGAAACTTAGTCATCAGAGAGGTTCATTCTGACAGAATGGCAGGACCAATTTTATGGCAGA GGGCCTTCAAACTCGGTCTAGATCCTAATGGCTCCAGCCAATTGACGGTGTGGAGGCGAGGAGAAGTATATTGGAGAAGTGGGGCGTGGAAAAATGGGAGCTTCGAGTTGGCAACTCAGATAACGAAGAGAATTAATGAGTATGAGTTCAGGTTTGtaaaaaatgagaatgaaagtTATTTCGCTTATTCTGTTAAAAACAAATCAGCTGTTTTGTCAAGGTGGGAGTTGGAGTCTTCGGGCGAAATTACACAGTTCACTTTGGATAGCCATTCTGGTGATGTTCATTGGATATTTGAAACTACTAGTCCATGCAACACTGTTGCCAAAAATTCTACTGCTGTTTGCTTAAACGAAAAGTCCTTAAAGTGCAGGAAAGCTTCAGCAGGGTATGTGGTGGGCAATAATGCAAGTTTAGCTCTGAGTGATTGCCACGCGGCGTGCTGA
- the LOC123208681 gene encoding protein CANDIDATE G-PROTEIN COUPLED RECEPTOR 7-like translates to MLYELLFFIISVIPVSFSEIKHTHIVDDSRSMIIFERFGFAEGGIAAITIRDISWKTKQPNAELNPSSLGFFLAVDVAFPKIVNESEYTADFCVLSSRYVKLVYTLEKFLPNSTYAGSLAIDNPDEYILLFGNCQPEFQISMEVKTEMYNMKDGAKDYLPAGQTHLPKLYLIFFIMYTCFLGLWVCICIKERQKVNKIHIIMAALLLAKALKMICASEDKMYVSNTGTPHGWDVAFYIFGFFKGIMLFTVIILIGTGWSFMKPYLQERENNVLITVIPLQVLENIAYVVINETGPATTDWMAWNHMFLLIDIICCCAVIFPIIWSIRSLKEASKTDGKVARNLEKLTLFKQFYIVVVGYLYFTRIVVPGIGAFVYYRYEWFMNAAAEGASLAFYMVIYYNFRPIEKNPYLVIGDEEESEARQILEEDDSFQL, encoded by the coding sequence ATGctatatgaattattattctTTATCATCTCTGTCATTCCAGTCTCCTTTTCTGAGATCAAGCACACACACATTGTCGATGATTCGCGGTCGATGATCATATTCGAGCGATTCGGATTTGCAGAAGGTGGCATTGCGGCTATTACCATCAGGGATATTTCTTGGaaaacaaaacaaccaaatGCAGAACTCAATCCTTCTTCCCTGGGATTTTTCCTTGCTGTGGACGTTGCATTTCCGAAAATTGTGAATGAGTCTGAGTACACTGCTGACTTTTGTGTTTTATCAAGCAGATATGTGAAATTGGTCTACACATTAGAAAAATTTCTGCCTAATTCAACCTATGCCGGTTCTCTAGCTATTGATAATCCTGATGAATATATTTTGCTTTTCGGAAACTGCCAGCCCGAGTTTCAGATCTCCATGGAAGTTAAAACTGAAATGTATAACATGAAAGATGGTGCAAAAGATTATCTCCCTGCAGGCCAAACACATTTGCCaaaactttatctcattttcttcatcaTGTATACATGTTTTTTGGGCTTGTGGGTTTGCATTTGCAtcaaagaaagacaaaaagtgAATAAGATCCATATCATAATGGCTGCATTGCTGCTTGCAAAGGCCCTGAAAATGATTTGTGCCTCCGAGGACAAAATGTATGTAAGCAACACTGGAACTCCTCACGGATGGGATGTAGCGTTTTATATTTTTGGGTTCTTCAAAGGCATAATGCTGTTCACGGTGATAATCCTGATAGGCACAGGCTGGTCATTCATGAAACCCTACCTCCAAGAACGAGAAAATAACGTTTTGATTACAGTAATTCCTTTACAGGTACTGGAAAACATAGCTTATGTTGTAATTAATGAAACTGGACCTGCAACAACAGACTGGATGGCCTGGAACCACATGTTCTTGTTGATTGACATCATTTGTTGTTGTGCTGTGATTTTTCCGATAATTTGGTCGATAAGAAGCCTGAAAGAGGCATCAAAAACAGACGGAAAAGTAGCTAGAAACCTGGAAAAATTAACCCTTTTCAAGCAATTCTATATTGTTGTGGTGGGATATTTATATTTCACAAGAATTGTGGTTCCTGGAATAGGAGCATTTGTGTATTACAGATATGAATGGTTTATGAATGCTGCGGCAGAGGGAGCGAGCCTGGCGTTTTATATGGTCATTTACTATAATTTTAGGCCGATTGAGAAGAATCCATATTTAGTAATTGGTGATGAAGAAGAGAGTGAAGCGAGACAAATTTTGGAAGAAGATGATTCTTTTCAACTTTAA